A genomic window from Flintibacter sp. KGMB00164 includes:
- a CDS encoding DUF2634 domain-containing protein: MSLFPLIQAPSEGSQTSAALPLYREVAWDFEADRPKWRNGSPVWVTGAQAVATWVWNTLHYVRTSLDLFSWDLGNELQLLTGRPFSQAVKESEAVRYVRDCLTVNPYITDVRQISVDFSGSTITICCAVDTIYGEVEVNAAGL, translated from the coding sequence ATGAGCCTATTTCCTTTGATTCAGGCTCCCAGTGAGGGGAGCCAGACCAGCGCTGCCCTGCCCCTGTATCGGGAGGTGGCCTGGGACTTTGAAGCCGACCGACCCAAGTGGCGCAACGGCAGCCCCGTGTGGGTCACCGGCGCCCAGGCGGTGGCCACCTGGGTGTGGAACACCCTGCATTATGTGCGCACCTCTCTGGATCTCTTCTCCTGGGATTTGGGAAACGAGCTGCAGCTGCTCACCGGCCGGCCGTTCTCCCAAGCGGTGAAAGAATCGGAGGCGGTGCGCTATGTGCGGGACTGCCTGACCGTCAATCCATACATTACCGACGTGCGGCAGATCTCAGTGGACTTTTCCGGGTCCACCATTACTATTTGCTGCGCGGTAGATACCATTTATGGGGAGGTGGAAGTCAATGCCGCTGGACTTTGA
- a CDS encoding peptidoglycan recognition family protein has product MKFYTQILTQNDCYKAGRTITPQGVMVHSTGANNPRLSRYVPGSGEIGYNTGKNHWDMAGTGACVHAFIGKLADGSVGVVQTLPWNRRGWHCGKGAKGSANDTHISFEICEDGLQDAGYFEAVYQAAVELTADLCKQYGLAPQADGVVLCHSEGHARGVASNHADVMHWFPEFGKNMDTFRADVARVMEGDDEMTEDQVRAIIREELAIREAKRAAEPASLWATQPSVKYSKGIIEAAKAAGITEDGSRPRSSMTREEGMAMILAAIDK; this is encoded by the coding sequence GTGAAGTTTTATACCCAGATCCTGACCCAAAACGACTGTTACAAAGCCGGACGGACCATCACGCCTCAGGGGGTGATGGTCCATTCCACCGGGGCCAACAACCCGCGCCTGAGCCGGTATGTGCCGGGCAGCGGGGAGATTGGTTATAACACCGGGAAAAACCACTGGGATATGGCCGGCACCGGGGCCTGCGTCCACGCCTTCATCGGCAAGCTGGCCGACGGCAGCGTGGGGGTAGTGCAGACCCTGCCCTGGAACCGCCGGGGGTGGCACTGCGGCAAGGGGGCCAAGGGCAGCGCCAACGACACCCACATCTCCTTTGAGATCTGCGAGGACGGATTGCAGGACGCTGGCTATTTTGAGGCGGTGTACCAGGCGGCCGTGGAGCTGACCGCCGATCTGTGCAAGCAGTACGGTCTGGCCCCCCAGGCGGACGGGGTGGTGCTCTGCCATAGTGAGGGCCACGCCCGGGGTGTGGCCAGCAACCACGCCGACGTGATGCACTGGTTCCCCGAGTTTGGAAAGAACATGGATACCTTCCGGGCTGACGTGGCTCGGGTTATGGAAGGAGACGACGAGATGACAGAAGATCAGGTTCGGGCAATTATCCGAGAAGAACTAGCGATTCGAGAGGCCAAACGTGCGGCAGAACCGGCCAGTTTGTGGGCAACGCAGCCGAGTGTCAAATATTCAAAAGGAATCATTGAAGCAGCAAAAGCAGCTGGTATTACCGAAGATGGAAGCCGGCCACGTAGCTCGATGACACGCGAGGAAGGCATGGCAATGATACTTGCGGCAATTGATAAATAG
- a CDS encoding sigma factor-like helix-turn-helix DNA-binding protein, translated as MTPLEENRAQMEKLKDRLHLYQEQLKQAQRPEEREELRAKICTYRAAIRDVQVQIDHLDPPAQRKARKAQRKLLDVGAMTFDFFEYTNACWSDLEGHSWQQVEAGDFVNLGTSMEQLQEWMAEGAQRLSDRQRQYLDAYYNEGLSQLAIAQRYGVDKSSVSRVIRNGLNRMQVWVDSKKLIASCADGKGGFDWVRYLSQVPALTDRQRQLMLLVLSKLPKTQEELAKKLELESSTVSRTLSKAGKTIHQLQVSGKPTGRPEIRWDKADKFSLALDTGMPLYFYYKYCFRGQRVGNMSRYRYEMERRREAGESPEKVAREMGLRPRTVRSTFSSLRRSGVQVGHLPPPDNLGAQLDPETYVKLQRMVTGHAGT; from the coding sequence ATGACTCCCTTAGAGGAAAACCGCGCTCAGATGGAGAAGCTGAAAGACCGCCTTCACTTGTATCAGGAACAGCTCAAGCAGGCCCAGCGCCCGGAGGAGCGGGAGGAACTGCGGGCCAAGATCTGTACCTATCGGGCCGCTATCCGGGACGTGCAGGTACAGATCGACCATCTGGACCCGCCTGCCCAGCGCAAAGCTCGGAAGGCCCAGCGCAAGCTGCTGGACGTGGGTGCCATGACCTTTGATTTCTTTGAGTACACCAATGCCTGCTGGAGTGACCTGGAGGGCCATAGTTGGCAGCAGGTGGAGGCTGGGGACTTTGTGAACCTGGGTACCTCCATGGAGCAGCTGCAGGAGTGGATGGCGGAGGGGGCTCAGCGGCTGAGCGACCGCCAGCGGCAGTATCTGGACGCCTACTACAATGAGGGCCTGTCTCAGCTGGCCATTGCCCAGCGCTATGGCGTAGATAAAAGCTCGGTAAGCCGGGTGATCCGAAACGGACTCAATCGGATGCAGGTCTGGGTGGACAGTAAAAAGCTCATTGCCTCCTGTGCCGACGGAAAGGGCGGATTTGATTGGGTACGGTACCTGTCTCAGGTACCGGCACTCACAGATCGGCAGCGGCAACTCATGCTGCTGGTGCTGTCCAAGCTGCCCAAAACCCAGGAGGAGCTGGCCAAAAAGCTGGAGCTGGAATCCAGCACGGTATCACGAACCCTATCCAAGGCCGGGAAAACCATCCATCAGCTGCAGGTTTCCGGAAAACCAACCGGCCGGCCGGAAATTCGATGGGACAAAGCGGACAAGTTCTCCCTGGCTTTGGATACCGGTATGCCGTTGTACTTTTATTACAAGTACTGCTTTCGGGGGCAGCGAGTGGGTAACATGAGCCGCTACCGCTACGAGATGGAGCGCCGGCGAGAAGCGGGGGAGAGCCCGGAGAAAGTGGCCCGGGAGATGGGGCTGCGGCCTAGGACCGTGCGCTCTACCTTTTCCAGTTTGCGGCGCTCTGGTGTTCAAGTTGGACACTTGCCGCCTCCGGATAACCTAGGTGCTCAGCTGGATCCGGAAACCTATGTCAAGCTGCAAAGGATGGTGACCGGCCATGCTGGTACATAA
- a CDS encoding baseplate J/gp47 family protein produces the protein MPLDFDALIQDVSPESLKAAMKQGLAESGVSVDTREGSYTDLLYSQAAYQIYRGLAYHPTLLAAAVPSEESGPYLDRFGDMYGLHRTPSATAYVVLTFTGDEGSVIPKGTVAVSASGLRFTTDLAAAITDGTAQVPATAEQPGEIYNVEVGTVTRLAVSLAGIDQVTNETPGEGGADKESDASFYDRIHTFLSEPVASGNINHYKQWARSVSGVGNAAVIPLWNGNGTVKVVIASEEKEPLDELIVTQVAQYIESVRPIGAQVTVVSAQALSIDVEATCTLEGGVLPGTVQKELEEKLRAMLLEMEMGAQEPVRYVRIMAMLLFCRGVVDCSSLTVNGGTENIPVTMEQVPVLGTVSIRAG, from the coding sequence ATGCCGCTGGACTTTGATGCACTGATCCAGGACGTGAGTCCGGAGAGCCTGAAAGCGGCCATGAAGCAGGGCCTGGCAGAGTCTGGGGTGTCCGTGGACACCCGGGAGGGCTCCTATACGGACCTGCTTTATTCCCAGGCGGCCTACCAGATCTATCGGGGCCTGGCCTATCATCCTACTTTATTGGCGGCCGCTGTGCCCAGTGAGGAGTCCGGGCCCTATCTGGACCGCTTTGGGGACATGTACGGTCTCCACCGTACCCCGTCGGCTACGGCCTATGTGGTGCTGACCTTCACCGGGGATGAGGGCTCTGTGATCCCAAAGGGCACGGTGGCTGTCTCCGCCAGCGGCCTGCGCTTCACTACCGATCTGGCGGCCGCCATCACCGACGGGACGGCACAGGTGCCGGCCACGGCGGAACAGCCGGGGGAGATCTACAACGTGGAGGTGGGTACCGTCACCCGGCTGGCGGTGAGCCTGGCCGGGATCGACCAGGTGACCAATGAAACGCCGGGAGAGGGAGGAGCGGACAAGGAGAGCGACGCTTCTTTCTACGACCGGATCCACACCTTTCTGTCCGAGCCGGTGGCGTCGGGCAATATTAACCACTACAAGCAGTGGGCCAGGTCGGTGTCCGGCGTGGGCAACGCGGCGGTGATCCCGCTGTGGAATGGAAACGGGACGGTGAAGGTTGTGATCGCCAGCGAGGAGAAGGAGCCATTGGATGAGCTGATCGTCACCCAGGTGGCCCAGTACATCGAATCGGTGCGGCCCATCGGGGCCCAGGTTACCGTGGTATCTGCCCAGGCCCTCTCCATCGATGTGGAGGCCACCTGTACCCTGGAGGGCGGTGTGCTTCCTGGGACAGTGCAGAAGGAGCTGGAGGAGAAGCTGCGGGCGATGCTGCTGGAGATGGAGATGGGTGCCCAGGAGCCGGTGCGGTATGTGAGAATCATGGCCATGCTCCTGTTCTGCAGGGGTGTGGTAGACTGCTCCTCCCTTACGGTAAACGGTGGAACGGAGAATATCCCGGTCACCATGGAACAGGTGCCTGTGCTGGGGACAGTCTCCATCCGTGCCGGCTGA
- a CDS encoding putative phage tail protein has translation MTELGKLERLPQRLRDSSETAAVADSMTVIAQWYWETTRDLPDQFFVSTATWGLDEWERLVGISPSDGQTLKARRAAVVAKLCSTGTTNAEMIRALAEAITGYGATVTENFSDYSFSLRFYGEEATFINIDTPLLLSTVEEIKPAHLRFIIEKIRWEDLEAVGMTWEQLEARFKSWEELENSFFCHKK, from the coding sequence ATGACAGAGCTGGGTAAGCTGGAGCGGCTGCCCCAGAGACTGCGGGACAGCTCTGAGACCGCGGCGGTGGCTGACTCCATGACCGTGATTGCCCAGTGGTACTGGGAGACCACCCGGGACCTGCCGGACCAGTTTTTTGTATCCACGGCCACTTGGGGGCTGGACGAGTGGGAGCGGCTGGTGGGGATCTCGCCCAGCGATGGCCAGACGTTGAAGGCACGACGGGCGGCTGTGGTTGCTAAGCTGTGTTCCACCGGAACCACCAATGCGGAGATGATTCGTGCTTTGGCCGAGGCCATCACAGGATATGGAGCCACGGTGACCGAGAATTTCTCGGACTACTCCTTCTCCCTGCGCTTCTATGGGGAGGAGGCCACCTTCATCAACATCGATACTCCGCTGCTGCTGAGCACTGTGGAAGAGATCAAACCCGCTCACTTGCGGTTCATCATCGAGAAAATCCGGTGGGAGGACCTGGAGGCGGTGGGTATGACCTGGGAGCAGCTGGAGGCCCGTTTCAAGAGCTGGGAGGAGCTGGAGAACTCCTTCTTCTGCCACAAGAAATGA
- a CDS encoding N-acetylmuramoyl-L-alanine amidase, whose product MKWYQQILTRNDCYRAGQTIVPVGVMVHSTGANNPRLSRYVPGNEEIGWNTGGNHWDRSGTGACVHAFLGKLADGSVGVVQTLPWNMRGWHCGRGSRGSANDTHISFELCEDGLEDADYFGKVYQTAVELTADLCRQYGLDPAADGVVICHSEGYARGVASNHADVMHWFPKFGKNMDTFRADVVQAMKGENEMTEEQVRAIVREELAAQEARRAAEPADDWAKPYIETAIQAGILDGVEDGQGGITIARPKSNPTREEMATMGVALLRSNRS is encoded by the coding sequence GTGAAGTGGTATCAACAGATCTTGACCCGAAATGACTGCTACCGAGCCGGACAGACTATTGTTCCGGTTGGAGTAATGGTACACTCCACCGGAGCAAATAATCCCCGCCTGAGCCGGTATGTTCCCGGCAATGAGGAGATCGGTTGGAACACCGGCGGCAATCACTGGGACAGGTCAGGCACCGGGGCCTGCGTCCATGCCTTTCTCGGAAAACTGGCTGACGGCAGTGTAGGGGTGGTGCAGACTCTGCCCTGGAACATGCGGGGCTGGCACTGCGGCAGGGGTAGCCGGGGCAGCGCCAATGACACACATATCTCCTTTGAACTCTGCGAAGACGGTCTGGAGGACGCCGACTACTTTGGCAAGGTGTATCAGACGGCAGTGGAGCTGACGGCAGACCTGTGCAGACAGTACGGTCTGGACCCAGCAGCAGATGGAGTGGTGATCTGCCACAGCGAGGGGTACGCGCGGGGAGTGGCCAGCAATCACGCCGATGTGATGCACTGGTTTCCTAAGTTCGGCAAGAATATGGATACCTTCCGGGCCGATGTGGTCCAGGCGATGAAGGGAGAGAATGAGATGACAGAGGAGCAGGTGCGGGCCATCGTCCGGGAGGAACTGGCTGCCCAGGAGGCAAGACGGGCGGCGGAGCCGGCGGACGACTGGGCCAAGCCCTACATCGAAACGGCGATCCAGGCCGGTATCTTAGACGGTGTAGAGGATGGACAGGGCGGAATCACCATCGCCAGACCCAAGTCAAATCCCACCCGGGAGGAGATGGCCACCATGGGGGTGGCACTGCTGAGAAGTAACCGGAGCTGA